In Williamwhitmania taraxaci, the genomic window AACAAATGGTATGGTTGAAAGAGCAAATGGAACCATTAAAAACAATACGATTAAAAGAACTGAATACAATAATAAGGATGAAATGCAAAAAGGCTTAATTGAGTTTTTGATGTATTATATTCTCTACCGAAGACACGGAGGTTTAAGAAAAGAACTTAATGTGAAAACACCTTTTCAAGCTATCGAAAAATGGTTCGAAATTAAACCGGAAATATTTTTACAAGAACCTGATGAGTTTAAAAATAAAGTTTTATCTTTGAAATATATTAATCAAACAAGTTGTCATAAACAATCTTGTGAAACTTGACAGCAACCAATATTCGCTACAAGTGCCCCTACACTTATATATGCCAAAAAAGGCCAAAACGTGACAAGCTTTTTTGTTATTTATAATCGTTGTAAATATTACTCTCTCTATTTCTTAGCATTATCTACCAAAAAAAAATCAACCACAGAATATTTTATTTTCCATTCCAGTGCCAGCAGCCTCTGTTTTCGGGCATAATGAGTTAAGGTATGAACACTCACCATCGCAAAAAATCATAAAATACTATTGCCCCCAATTACATTATTAGCTACCTTTAGGCATCGCTTTATTGTTTTAACTCACAACCCGAAACAATGATAAAGCTTGCCATAATACGTGCCCTTCAGGAAGAGACAATCGGAGATGAGCGCCAAGACCAGCTGAGCAGCCCTACCCAGGAGCAAATAATTTCATTTATTCACCTCACACTCCCCCTTGAGCAAGAGCTGGAGCTGCTACGGATTATTTGCGAACATCAGGAAATCGAGAATGGAATGGTTGCGGCCACTTCTGTTTACCCCAAAACAGCCGCCACAACCGAGCTATCTGCCAGCTACCAAAATAAGGGAAAGGTGCTCCGCGGGCTTACGCTTATGAATCGTTTCATCCAAAGCTTACCCACCCCAGCCAATGAGCAGCACAACTGCTTCAAGCTCACCTGTCGCGAAGTCGAGATCATGGAGCTCATTACCCGCGGCCTCTTGAACAAGGAGATTGCCGCCAAGCTAAACATCAGCCCACAAACAGTAAAAAATCACCTCCGGAAAATTTTTCAAAAGCTTCGCGTAGAAAACCGTACCGAAGCCACTGCCCTTTGGCTCGCCATGCTCCCCCGATAGGCCTTCTCGCCATTTTCCATCAACCCATATAGCCCAAATGGGCTATTTTTTTGAACAAAAAGAGGTTATAACTTGCATCCAGTTGAGTGAGTATTTTGGCAACATACCTCACTGCAACAGCAAGTAACTATTTTATTAACCTTAAATCTGATTCAGATGGAAACGAAAATTACAGGTACCATAGGACCTGTTACAAAAAAGACCATTCTCGATGAGATTGACTCCATTCAGAGCAAGCTACCTTTTCTTATTAACCTCAAGGCCGACGACAGGCATAACCTCGCCAAAATGGGCGACAAAACCTTGGCCTTTGTAACTAAAGGGTTGGACTATGCCAAGCAAAATCCGACTATTGTGCCTCCTTTTTTAGATGTAACACAGTTTGAGAATGAGGTAAATGTAGTAACCGACCTCTCGAGTATTATGAAATCGATAAGGCAGCTGCTCGAAAAGATTGACGATACAACAATGCTCGCCGGTAGCGAAGCGTATGCCAGCGCACTTGTTTTTTACAATGCAGTAAAAAGCGCCTCCAAGGTAGATGTTCCCGGCATGAAGTCGATTTACGAGGACCTACAGACCCGCTTCCCCGGCAGGGGCAAATCAAACCATCCTGACGAAGAATAAACCACCCATACCCCGATGGCTATACCACCACCGGGGTTAATCGGACTTTTACGGCAAACATCCATAAGTCCAACAACGCCCAACAGAGAGAGGGTCGCCATAAAAAGCAGCAGCTGAGATTCACAGGTTCCCAGCTGCGCCTACAGGGTAGACCCTCTCTCGTTTTTTACCGACAAAATTGCCTCTCCCCGAATCCACGGCAACGCAATTTACCTCCATCTTTGCCTTTTGAGCATTGAGCCCCACACGCAGCGTATTGCCGCCAACGCTCCAACACTCCACCACCAAACTTTTAGAATCGAGTTCACTGCTCGCTAAAACCAGCTTAGCTTTCCAGGAATCCAGCTTCTAGCGCCGAGAGTCGGCTTTGTTGCCGCGAGAGTCGGCTTGGATTCTCCCAACAACTTTTTTGTATCTCAGAGAGTCGACGTGGTTACGCCGAGAGTCGAGGCCGACTCTCGGAGAGTCGGCGTGGATTCTCCCCACAACCATCATTGTATCGCAGAGAGTCGGCGTGGATTCTCTGAGAAGCAAAATTGCTATCGGGAGAGTCTACGTTGTTGCTGCGAGAGTCGAAGCCGACTCTCTGACTAACCTTTTTGATTCTCCGAGAAGCAAATTGCCTCTCCGAGATACCTTTTTCTCACTCAGAGAAGCAAATTGCCTCTCTGGGTAGCAAATTGCCTCTCGGCCTAGCAATTTTCCTCTTCGAGAGGCAATTTAAGGGGAGAGTGAAAGGTTGGAGGTAAACCTATAAGTAAGCATAGAGAGACTAAAAAATATTCGCTCGCCGTTTGATGAGCAATAAATAAATAATGCTACTTTTAAAAATATAAACCTTCAAAAAAGTTAGGTTTATTAATGAGTTGTGTCTCATTGTAGGGCGACCTTACGAATATCAACATTTGTGATGACATCGGAGGACAAAAGCCATCCCTTCGCAAAATTAAAAGAGGTGTTTAATCTATACACTTGCCAACACAAAAACACCACAATTAATTTTGCCCAACCACACCCAAAGCCAATCGACCACTCAACTTATTGACAACGAAAATTAAAAAAACAACTCTATTAAAAATAAATCAATATCTTTGCATGATATGCAATTAAAATGAGCAAAAAAGCAATAAATAGACTAAAGGTTGTGCTTGTTGAGAAGAATATTAGCGGCAAGTGGCTTGCTGAGAAACTTGACAAGAATGAAGCAACTGTTTCAAGATGGTGCACAAACGATGTTCAACCACCATTGACAACACTTGTAAAAATTGCGGAGGTTCTAAAAGTTAGCTTAACTGAATTATTAAATGACAAATAGAGGTAATGGGAAACACTAACTCAAATACAATTCCATTTAAAGTTTCAGCTAGAACTGCAAGGTTAATTGGTAGAGAAAACATTGCAAATGCTAAAGGAGCAATAATTGAACTTGTCAAGAACAGCTATGACGCAGATAGCAAAGTTTGTATTGTATATTTTGACAATAAATATTCAACCTTTTTATCAGAAAT contains:
- a CDS encoding response regulator transcription factor, which codes for MIKLAIIRALQEETIGDERQDQLSSPTQEQIISFIHLTLPLEQELELLRIICEHQEIENGMVAATSVYPKTAATTELSASYQNKGKVLRGLTLMNRFIQSLPTPANEQHNCFKLTCREVEIMELITRGLLNKEIAAKLNISPQTVKNHLRKIFQKLRVENRTEATALWLAMLPR
- a CDS encoding helix-turn-helix transcriptional regulator, which translates into the protein MSKKAINRLKVVLVEKNISGKWLAEKLDKNEATVSRWCTNDVQPPLTTLVKIAEVLKVSLTELLNDK